The window ACAAAAAGCAACCATCATCCATCGACTCAGGTCTTTTACAAAAAAATAATACCACAGAAGGGCAATGACCGTAATTCCCGAAAGCAGAAGTAAAGCAATCACTTTCCAGGCCGCCGGAGATTGAGAAAAAAGACCGAAAGCCACACCTGGATTCAAAACCAGGGTCAGTGAAAAAAAACCGTCAACAACCTTCATTGAATAAACCCGGGATAGATGAGAAAGAACGATGGCTTTGCTGACCTGATCCAAAGCGACAACACCGCCGGCAACCAGCCCCAGCAGCAATAAACGTTTTAAAAATCTATTCTTCCGCAATAATACAGCCAAAGCTAATCCGCTTTTCGGCTACGGCTCAAAAGGGACTGAGCTTTCAACCGCAGAGCATTAAGCTTAATAAAACCTTCTGCGTCCTGCTGGTTATATACCGTATCTTCCTCGAAAGTTGCCAGTTCAGGGTAATAAAGAGTCTGGGGGGATTTCCTGCCCACAACAATGCAATTACCTTTATAAAGCTTCAGACGTACTGTACCGGCAACATTTTGCTGGCTGTGATCAATAAACGCCTGCATGGCCAGACGCTCGGGAGCAAACCAGAAGCCATTATAAATCATGCGGGCATATTCCGGCACCAGGGAGTCTCGTAAAAACATGACCTCCCGGTCCATCGTGATTGATTCCAGCGCCCGGTGGGCATGAAAAAGAATAGTCCCTCCGGGAGTTTCATAAACTCCGCGTGATTTCATCCCCACGAAACGATTTTCCACCAGGTCGACCCGGCCGATGCCGTTATTGCCACCTAATTCATTTAATTTCTGCAGCAAGGCCGCCGGTCCCAGGAATTCCCCATCAATAGCCACGGGATCACCAGCCTTGAATTCAATTTCCAGGTATAAAGGTTTATCCGGAGCCTGTTCCGGGGAAACAGACATAACAAACATATCTTCCGGCGGTTCATTCCAGGGATCTTCCAGAACCCCGCCCTCAAAACTTATATGCAGAAGGTTTCGGTCGCTGCTGTAAGGCTTTTCTTTGGTCACCGGGATGGAAATATTATTTTCCCGGGCATAATTAATTAACTTCTCCCTGGAGTTAAGGTCCCAGGTACGCCAGGGAGCGATCACCGTAATGCCCGGCTCCATGGCATGATAGGCCAATTCGAAACGAACCTGATCATTCCCTTTACCGGTAGCCCCATGGGCTACCGCGTCAGCCCCTACCTGGCGGGCAATTTCAATCTGTCGTTTGGCAATTAATGGCCGGGCGATTGAAGTCCCCAAGAGATAAGTGCCTTCATAAATGGCATTTCCCCGAAACATGGGAAAAACATAGTCAGAGACAAATTCATCACGCAAGTCATCAACAAAAACCTGGCAAGCCCCGGTAGCCATGGCCTTCTCTTCAATTCCGGCAAGTTCTTTTCCCTGGCCAAGCTCAGCGGCATATGCCACAACTTCGCAGTTATACTCATTTTTCAACCACTTGAGAATGACAGAAGTATCCAGACCACCTGAATAAGCCAGAACTATTTTCTTAACCTGTTTCATTTTTCTCCTCCCAACAGTGTCGCCAGTAAGGCTTTCTGCACATGCATGCGGTTTTCTGCCTGGTTGAAAATAAACTCCTGAAAACGTGAAAATACCGCTGCGGTTATTTCTTCTCCCCGATGAGCCGGCAAGCAGTGAAGTACCATCACATCCGGCGCTGCCACCGCCAACAGCTGGTCATTAACCTGGTAGGGAGCAAAAACCCGCCGCCGCTTTTCGGCTTCTTCTTCCTGCCCCATACTGGCCCAGACATCGGTATTAACCACCTGGGCTCCCTGAACCGCCTGCAACGGCTCATCAACCACATTGATTTCACTGTCGGCCTCTTTCCGGGCCCGGGCGAGGATTTTTGCATCAGGGTGATAACCATCCGGGCAGGCTAACTGCAAATCAAAACCAAATCGCATCGCGGCGTTAATCCATGAATGGGCCATATTATTGCCATCACCCACATATGCCACCTTCACTTTTCGAATATCACCAAACCTCTCCTGAATGGTAAAAACATCAGCAAGCACCTGGCTGGGATGAAGCATATCCGTGAGGCCGTTAATAACCGGTACCGTAGCATGACGGGACAGAACAATGGTATCCTCCTGGGAAAAGGTCCTGATCATAATGCCGTCAACGTAGCGGGACAGCACTCTGGCCGTATCCTCAATGGGCTCGCCACGTCCGAGCTGCGTATCATGACGGCTGAGGAAGATTGCCTGGCCGCCAAGCTGATACATCCCAACCTCAAAGGAAACCCTGGTCCTGGTGGAGGCTTTTTCAAAAATCATCGCCAAGCTTTTTCCCGCGAGTCTTGGTTGACTAGGTTGCCGCTCAGATTTTAAAACCGTTGCCAGAGACAATATATGTTTGAGTTCAGCCACTGGCCAGCCGGCCAAATCCAAAAAATCTTTCTTAGTTGCGCTCACGGCAACACCTCATCAAGGACCTCAATCAGCCGATCAATATCCGCTTGAGCAACAATCAGCGGCGGAGTCAAGCGTAAAGTTTTTTCACCTGCAGGTCCCATCAGTATAGCTTTTTCCTGAGACCATTGAATTACTTCGGCAACCGCGACATCCAGTTCTACCCCTACCATTAGCCCTGAACTACGGATATCACAGATACATTTATGCTTGTCTTTCAGATTGTCCAACCGCTGCCGCAAGTATGTCCCCATTTTATTACAATTACCCAGGACATCCTCCGTATCAATCGCGTTCAAAGCCGCAATCGCCGCACTGCAAGCCAGGGGGTTGCCGCCAAAAGTCGTGGCATGACTGCCCGGACCAAAGACTTTGGCGGCATCATTGGAAGCCAACATGGCCCCGATGGGAAAACCAGCACCCAACGCCTTGGCCAGGGTCATCACATCCGGTACAATCCCGGCATGCTGGTGGGCAAATAAACGGCCGGTGCGCCCCATGCCACATTGGACTTCATCCAAAATCAAAAGCAGATTATGGTCATCACAAATACAGCGTAATTCCCGCAGGTAGTCAGGACCGGGAACATTAATCCCTCCCTCACCCTGTATCGGTTCAACCATGACCGCGCAGGTTTTTTCATTGACTGCCTTGGCAACTTCCCCGGGATCACCAAAAGGAACATAGCGGAACCCGGCAAGCAAGGGCTGATATCCAGTCTGGATTTTCTCCTGGCCGGTAGCGGAAAGCGTCGCCATGGTTCGGCCATGAAAAGAGTGATGCATGGTAATAATTTCGGCCGCTTCAATTCCCCTGAGCTCACGGGCATACCGCCGGACCAGCTTGATCGCCGCTTCATTGGCTTCAGCTCCGGAATTACAGAAAAAAACCCGCTCTGCAAAGGATTTTTCGGTCAGCATGGCTGCCAGTTGAGCTTGGGGTTCAATGTAATACAGGTTGGACACATGCATCAAGGTTTTAGCCTGCTCAGCAATCGCATGAGTAACCAGAGGATGACAATGCCCGAGATTACAAACAGCAATACCAGCCAGAAAATCAAGATATTCCCGGCCATCCGCATCCCACACCTTCATCCCCCGGCCACGAACCAGAGCCAAAGGGTAACGGCGATAGGTCTGCATCACATGACTGTCGCTGAGACTATATATCTCTCCAGAATCCATCTTCATACTTTCTTTAAAAATAACAACCCACAAGATAACTCAAAGATTCCACGGCCCCAACTTACATGTTCAGACCGGGAATTTGCATGCCGCCGGTTACTTTGCCCATTTCAGCCGACATCATTTCTCCGGCTTCTTTCAGCGCCTGGTTAACAGCTGCTACAACCAGGTCCTGCAACATGTCGATATCATCCGGATCAACTACCTGAGGCTCAATGGAAATAGAAAGAATTTCCTGCTTTCCATTGGCAACCACTGTCACCATACCACCGCCAGCCGACGATTCAACTGTCCGGGCGCCAACTTCTTCCTGTATCTTTGCCATTTTAGCCTGCATCTGCTGAGCTTGTTTCAGCAGATTTCCCATTCCTTTCGCCATCTGTACATCCTCCTTAAGTCAACCTTGTTAAGCAGTTAGCATTTAGCTCTTAGAATTTAGCTGAGTAAAATTAAGGTCTTACGTTAATCTAAACTTTCTGACTTGCATTTCCGGGAAACCATTACCAGATGTTCGGGCTTGGCTCATAGCGGTATTGGCCGCCGAACGAATCATCACGATGGTGATTCGCGGCGGACGCCTCGGAAGCCGGCCATGGACGGCCGGCGAGAATGAGCGAGAGCCATGCCGGAACATCCCTGGAAATCTCTTTCAGCTGTTTTTAGAATAACTCAGAAAGTTGAAATATATTTTTCCACATTATGGTAAGGTTCCGGCGTTCTTAGCTAACCAGCAGCTGCTGTCGCTAAACTACACCATTCAGGAACAAGGCCTGATTTCTTCAATTTGAGCATCGAAAGTTTCAACCAGCAAGCGAACCATTTCATCATTAATGATGTCCTGCTTATTAAAACTTCTCTGTTTGGATTTTTCACCAGCTGCTTGAGAACCACCATTTTTATTTCCATTCTCGGACAATTGAGATAAAATTACCGTTGTTTTCTCTCCAAGAATGCGCTCCAGCTGCTTATGCAGCCGCTGTTCTTTTTCATCATCACGCAGCAAGCCATAGGCATAATTAGGCAAGCCAAGCATAAGCCGTCCTTTCTCCCAACTTAACAGACGGGCATTATCCAAAACGGCGGTAATGGAAGGCAAATGAGGACGCAGGGCTGCCAACAACGATGGCCAATCCTGAGGGATTGACTTTTCTGACTGCAGCAGAGAAGGCTCTTCCACCATTTCTGTTTCTGTTCCAACTGGTTCAACCGGCATCTCCTCAGCAACCATAGATGATGCCTCTGATGATGCCTCCGGCTGCGAAGTATCGTGCTGCTGAACCAAGTCAGGAACTGAAACCCCCTGCAAACGGCTGACAAGCTCTTCCACCGGTTCGAGGTCTTGAGCCATCCCCAGGCGCACCACACTCATTTCAAAATGAAGCCGGGGCAGGTTAGCAACCATTAAATCTGCATACTGCTCCTGAAATAAATCAAACAACTGCTGCCAGTAAGGCAACTTCGCCCGCTGAACCAATGCCATCATCTGCTGCAGCTCTTCTTCCGCCGCCTCAATCAGGCCTTTCAGGTCCGGAGACAATTTCAACAAGACGAGATTCCGCAGGTAAAACAAAAAATCTTTGGCAAATCGTTTAATATCAATCCCGGCTTTTTCCAACTCCGTAATCTGCTGCAAAGCGGCCGGAATCTTATGATCGAGCAATGACTCGACCAGCGCTGAACAATAGCGAGCTTCGACAACCCCCAAAATCACCCGCAGATTTTCGATGGTTATCTGCTCCCCGGAGAATGCCATTGCCTGATCTAAAACACTGAGGGCATCCCTCATGCTGCCGTCAGCTTCCCGGGCCAACAACTGCTGAGCCGCCGGTTCAATCTGCAAACCTTCTTTTTCAGCTACACCCTGAATGGCAGCCTCAATCACCGCTGCTGACAAACGGCCAAAGTCATAGCGATGACAGCGGGAAAGGATGGTGATCGGTATTTTATGAGGTTCGGTCGTTGCCAGGATAAATTTTACATGGGCGGGAGGCTCTTCAAGGGTTTTCAACAACGCATTAAAGGCCTCCGTTGTCAGCATATGCACTTC of the Pseudomonadota bacterium genome contains:
- the lspA gene encoding signal peptidase II, producing MAVLLRKNRFLKRLLLLGLVAGGVVALDQVSKAIVLSHLSRVYSMKVVDGFFSLTLVLNPGVAFGLFSQSPAAWKVIALLLLSGITVIALLWYYFFVKDLSRWMMVAFCLILGGALGNMIDRFRFSKVVDFLDFYWQTYHWPAFNLADAAITIGVLLLLFDALVQSRKKAGIVPDSSSSPGKSRV
- a CDS encoding argininosuccinate synthase, which gives rise to MKQVKKIVLAYSGGLDTSVILKWLKNEYNCEVVAYAAELGQGKELAGIEEKAMATGACQVFVDDLRDEFVSDYVFPMFRGNAIYEGTYLLGTSIARPLIAKRQIEIARQVGADAVAHGATGKGNDQVRFELAYHAMEPGITVIAPWRTWDLNSREKLINYARENNISIPVTKEKPYSSDRNLLHISFEGGVLEDPWNEPPEDMFVMSVSPEQAPDKPLYLEIEFKAGDPVAIDGEFLGPAALLQKLNELGGNNGIGRVDLVENRFVGMKSRGVYETPGGTILFHAHRALESITMDREVMFLRDSLVPEYARMIYNGFWFAPERLAMQAFIDHSQQNVAGTVRLKLYKGNCIVVGRKSPQTLYYPELATFEEDTVYNQQDAEGFIKLNALRLKAQSLLSRSRKAD
- the argF gene encoding ornithine carbamoyltransferase translates to MSATKKDFLDLAGWPVAELKHILSLATVLKSERQPSQPRLAGKSLAMIFEKASTRTRVSFEVGMYQLGGQAIFLSRHDTQLGRGEPIEDTARVLSRYVDGIMIRTFSQEDTIVLSRHATVPVINGLTDMLHPSQVLADVFTIQERFGDIRKVKVAYVGDGNNMAHSWINAAMRFGFDLQLACPDGYHPDAKILARARKEADSEINVVDEPLQAVQGAQVVNTDVWASMGQEEEAEKRRRVFAPYQVNDQLLAVAAPDVMVLHCLPAHRGEEITAAVFSRFQEFIFNQAENRMHVQKALLATLLGGEK
- a CDS encoding acetylornithine transaminase, encoding MDSGEIYSLSDSHVMQTYRRYPLALVRGRGMKVWDADGREYLDFLAGIAVCNLGHCHPLVTHAIAEQAKTLMHVSNLYYIEPQAQLAAMLTEKSFAERVFFCNSGAEANEAAIKLVRRYARELRGIEAAEIITMHHSFHGRTMATLSATGQEKIQTGYQPLLAGFRYVPFGDPGEVAKAVNEKTCAVMVEPIQGEGGINVPGPDYLRELRCICDDHNLLLILDEVQCGMGRTGRLFAHQHAGIVPDVMTLAKALGAGFPIGAMLASNDAAKVFGPGSHATTFGGNPLACSAAIAALNAIDTEDVLGNCNKMGTYLRQRLDNLKDKHKCICDIRSSGLMVGVELDVAVAEVIQWSQEKAILMGPAGEKTLRLTPPLIVAQADIDRLIEVLDEVLP
- a CDS encoding YbaB/EbfC family nucleoid-associated protein yields the protein MAKGMGNLLKQAQQMQAKMAKIQEEVGARTVESSAGGGMVTVVANGKQEILSISIEPQVVDPDDIDMLQDLVVAAVNQALKEAGEMMSAEMGKVTGGMQIPGLNM
- the dnaX gene encoding DNA polymerase III subunit gamma/tau — encoded protein: MSSDSPSYQVLARKWRPQVFADLAGLQHIARTLQNAVRTGRVSHAFLFTGSRGVGKTSAARIMAKCLNCLQGPTPDPCGICESCISITAGNNPDVIEIDAASNRGINEIRQLRENVSYLPQLSAYKIYIIDEVHMLTTEAFNALLKTLEEPPAHVKFILATTEPHKIPITILSRCHRYDFGRLSAAVIEAAIQGVAEKEGLQIEPAAQQLLAREADGSMRDALSVLDQAMAFSGEQITIENLRVILGVVEARYCSALVESLLDHKIPAALQQITELEKAGIDIKRFAKDFLFYLRNLVLLKLSPDLKGLIEAAEEELQQMMALVQRAKLPYWQQLFDLFQEQYADLMVANLPRLHFEMSVVRLGMAQDLEPVEELVSRLQGVSVPDLVQQHDTSQPEASSEASSMVAEEMPVEPVGTETEMVEEPSLLQSEKSIPQDWPSLLAALRPHLPSITAVLDNARLLSWEKGRLMLGLPNYAYGLLRDDEKEQRLHKQLERILGEKTTVILSQLSENGNKNGGSQAAGEKSKQRSFNKQDIINDEMVRLLVETFDAQIEEIRPCS